One stretch of Schlesneria sp. DSM 10557 DNA includes these proteins:
- a CDS encoding mechanosensitive ion channel domain-containing protein: protein MTWRTVLSHAFLTIILSGMVAVAYAQEKASGDDPLPAKSTNAATKNGSELTLEAIQERVKTVEENNELEAGVKARILDNYAKTLVQLKQASDATALGEQYARLTREAPETLQQIKLQLAKPAPPTAPVIAPDATLAQLQSMLTQAESNFTEAQKSLQSLKEEPKRRADLRLEIPKNADSAKQQLADIEKQLETKPAPGESADLTNSVHAYLEARKRAITAEMATAQIELQYFDSTGDLLSAQRDRAAQRVLETEEHAKALRAIVNDRRRQEADQQAIEATRASVQAHPAVRKIAEVNAALASRRRTLATTIERTAHEVEHLDQVVQLMDEQFNRISKRYDTAGTTEAIGLLLRKQRDDLPNRTSNVQEINRRTALIAEVCLELIDDEEKRSDLATIDRHVKAIMTHLQPPIPENEKEYLQESIRQVLEAQRDLYDSLIADTNSYLDNLVEADVRQRQLISKVDEYAAYADERILWIRSAKILGLADLHQLMPAISWLVNGENWVTVGYAIWNDVLDRPLQALLLLAAFLILVLFRRFLRTKITQLGEIAARSNNTAFYPTLWVLLITGLLAIQWPSILYYVGHALTATERGSEFIHAVGQGLRKAGVIYATFEMLRLVCRRHGLGEDHFGWNKTSTRLLRSAISWFMVCGLPLILIVTITESQSNESIKNSLGRLAFLGTLIALMASAHSVMQPVGGALEFAYAAAPKAWATQLKTVWYVLTLLCPLSLGILSLSGYHYTSVQLAWRLLATFWLVIGLLIVHATLIRWSLLSYRDLAMRKARERRAEAAAGGTPAGTPIAAAASLPGKTQEEVALSDINKQSRKALQLFMAVGMAIGVWLVWGDIMPALGALRNIELWMVETASTDGSASTTVLKPVTLADVLLAIVIGSLTFTASRNLPSLLEIALLQRLPLDAGVRYAITTVIQYAITAAGLVTAFGVMGIGWNKVQWLVAAIGVGLGFGLQEIFANFISGLILLFEQPVRLGDIVTVGDVSGNVTRIQMRATTITDWDMRELVVPNKEFITSRVMNWTLSSKVSRMSITVNVTHEANPDRVRSLLMEIATRNPLVIKEPAPHALLDDFGTNSLTFILRVYMATRGDYLELRHGLLTEIAREFERENIEFAFPLREIHIRPAGFDHMNSALNGSLAGASTHHQDGKPA, encoded by the coding sequence TTGACTTGGCGCACCGTCCTTTCCCATGCATTCCTTACCATCATCCTCTCGGGAATGGTTGCCGTCGCGTACGCACAGGAGAAAGCCTCGGGGGATGATCCTCTACCGGCGAAGTCCACAAATGCGGCGACAAAGAACGGGAGTGAACTGACTCTTGAAGCGATTCAGGAACGGGTCAAGACTGTTGAGGAAAACAATGAGCTTGAGGCCGGTGTCAAAGCCAGGATTCTCGACAACTATGCCAAGACGCTGGTGCAGTTGAAGCAAGCCTCTGATGCCACTGCTCTCGGTGAGCAGTACGCTCGTCTGACCCGTGAAGCCCCCGAGACGCTGCAGCAAATCAAGCTGCAACTAGCGAAACCGGCCCCCCCGACTGCACCCGTGATCGCGCCTGACGCGACTCTAGCGCAGCTCCAGTCGATGCTGACCCAGGCGGAAAGTAATTTCACCGAGGCACAGAAGTCCCTACAGAGTCTCAAGGAGGAGCCTAAACGCCGGGCTGATCTGCGACTCGAGATTCCTAAAAATGCGGACTCGGCCAAGCAGCAACTCGCCGATATCGAGAAGCAGCTTGAGACCAAGCCCGCACCGGGTGAGTCAGCTGATTTAACAAATTCCGTGCATGCCTATCTTGAGGCACGTAAGCGAGCCATCACTGCAGAAATGGCGACGGCGCAGATCGAGTTGCAATACTTTGACTCGACGGGCGATCTCTTGTCGGCCCAGCGCGACCGCGCCGCACAGCGTGTGCTGGAAACGGAAGAACACGCCAAAGCACTTCGTGCCATCGTCAATGACCGTCGCCGGCAGGAGGCGGATCAGCAGGCGATTGAAGCGACTCGCGCATCTGTCCAGGCCCATCCCGCTGTGCGGAAAATTGCCGAGGTCAACGCTGCTCTTGCCAGCCGACGTCGGACGCTCGCCACGACCATCGAGAGGACGGCTCATGAAGTCGAACACCTGGATCAGGTCGTTCAGTTAATGGACGAGCAGTTCAACCGGATTTCCAAGCGATACGACACTGCGGGTACGACAGAAGCCATTGGACTGTTGCTGCGCAAGCAACGCGACGATCTGCCGAATCGAACCTCAAATGTGCAGGAAATCAATCGAAGGACGGCACTGATCGCAGAAGTGTGTCTGGAGTTGATCGACGACGAAGAAAAGCGAAGCGATCTGGCGACGATCGATCGACACGTCAAAGCGATCATGACTCACCTGCAACCTCCAATTCCCGAAAACGAAAAGGAGTACCTGCAGGAGAGTATCAGGCAGGTGCTGGAAGCTCAGCGTGACCTGTATGACTCACTGATTGCGGACACGAACAGCTATCTGGACAATCTGGTCGAAGCGGATGTCCGACAGCGACAGTTAATTTCCAAGGTCGACGAATATGCCGCGTATGCCGACGAACGAATTCTCTGGATTCGCAGTGCGAAAATCCTGGGGCTTGCAGATCTGCATCAGTTGATGCCGGCGATCAGCTGGCTGGTGAATGGAGAAAACTGGGTCACGGTCGGATACGCGATCTGGAATGACGTTTTGGACCGCCCTCTCCAGGCCTTGCTGCTCCTGGCCGCCTTCCTGATCCTCGTTTTGTTCCGGCGATTTCTTCGCACGAAGATCACGCAACTCGGGGAAATCGCCGCTCGCAGTAACAACACGGCCTTCTATCCAACGCTCTGGGTTCTCTTGATCACCGGATTGCTCGCGATCCAGTGGCCCTCGATCCTGTATTACGTCGGACACGCTTTAACGGCGACCGAACGAGGATCCGAATTCATTCATGCGGTCGGGCAGGGGCTGCGCAAAGCGGGGGTCATCTATGCAACATTCGAGATGCTGCGGCTCGTGTGTCGTCGGCACGGTCTCGGAGAAGACCATTTCGGCTGGAACAAGACGAGTACGCGGCTGCTTCGCTCCGCAATCTCGTGGTTCATGGTGTGTGGCCTTCCTCTAATCCTGATTGTGACCATCACGGAATCTCAGTCCAACGAGTCGATCAAGAACTCGCTTGGTCGGCTGGCGTTTCTGGGGACCCTGATCGCATTGATGGCCTCGGCCCACTCTGTGATGCAGCCGGTGGGTGGGGCCCTCGAGTTTGCATACGCGGCCGCTCCTAAAGCCTGGGCCACGCAGTTGAAGACCGTGTGGTACGTTCTGACGCTGTTGTGTCCGCTGTCTCTCGGCATTCTGTCACTGTCCGGCTATCACTACACCTCGGTTCAACTTGCCTGGCGATTGCTGGCAACGTTCTGGCTGGTGATCGGGCTGTTAATTGTCCACGCGACGCTGATTCGCTGGTCCTTGCTTTCGTACCGTGACCTGGCGATGCGGAAGGCTCGCGAGCGTCGTGCCGAAGCGGCTGCGGGGGGAACGCCTGCGGGGACACCCATCGCCGCCGCAGCCTCATTGCCGGGGAAGACGCAGGAAGAGGTTGCTCTTTCCGATATCAACAAACAGTCCCGCAAGGCTCTGCAACTGTTCATGGCGGTCGGCATGGCGATCGGGGTCTGGCTGGTGTGGGGCGATATCATGCCCGCACTCGGGGCGTTGCGGAATATCGAACTGTGGATGGTGGAAACGGCCAGTACGGACGGATCGGCTTCGACGACTGTCCTCAAGCCAGTGACGCTGGCCGACGTGCTGCTGGCGATCGTCATCGGATCGCTGACATTCACGGCCAGTCGCAATCTCCCCAGCTTGCTGGAAATCGCGTTGTTGCAGCGACTGCCACTCGATGCCGGGGTGCGCTACGCGATTACGACTGTGATCCAATACGCCATCACCGCTGCGGGGCTGGTCACCGCGTTTGGCGTGATGGGGATTGGGTGGAATAAAGTGCAATGGCTCGTAGCGGCCATCGGCGTGGGATTAGGGTTCGGGTTGCAGGAAATCTTTGCCAATTTCATTTCAGGTTTAATCCTGTTGTTCGAGCAACCCGTACGGCTGGGCGATATCGTCACCGTGGGGGATGTCTCGGGGAACGTAACGCGGATTCAGATGCGCGCCACAACCATCACCGACTGGGATATGCGTGAGTTAGTGGTACCAAACAAAGAGTTCATCACCAGTCGGGTGATGAACTGGACGCTTTCGAGCAAAGTCTCACGCATGAGTATCACGGTCAACGTGACTCACGAAGCCAATCCCGATCGCGTCCGAAGTCTGCTGATGGAGATTGCCACCCGAAATCCGCTGGTCATCAAAGAGCCGGCACCTCATGCGCTGCTGGATGACTTTGGCACGAACTCACTCACATTCATTCTGCGGGTCTACATGGCTACGCGAGGAGATTATCTCGAACTGCGTCACGGCCTGCTCACGGAAATCGCCCGTGAATTTGAACGAGAAAACATCGAGTTCGCCTTCCCTTTGCGGGAAATTCACATTCGTCCCGCAGGCTTCGACCACATGAACTCGGCTCTCAACGGCAGCCTGGCGGGTGCCTCAACACACCACCAGGACGGCAAACCGGCTTAG